A stretch of Myxococcus hansupus DNA encodes these proteins:
- a CDS encoding cysteine desulfurase family protein, with the protein MTYWDYNATAPVRPEVASLLARAFSQGGFGNASSVHQEGRAARARLDAARAKVARVLGCEPKEVSFTGSGSEANALALVGAWQERPHPERRRIVTSAIEHPALMATVAQLEHAGAHVVRLTPGADGRVRESDVLAALTPDTALCSLQWANNETGVLQPAREVARACRERGILFHTDAVQAAGKVPMTSREVDADLLSLSAHKFGGPPGVGVLMVRKGVDVRALTPGHQEGGRRGGTQNVPYAEALALALELAVAELPETSARVGALRDAFEREVLGALPGVHVNGGDAPRVPNTSNLRFDDVEGEALLIALDLDGICVSSGAACASGTLTPSHVLRAMGLSPAQARGSLRFSLGPATTEADVARVVSALRQHVPGVRALAG; encoded by the coding sequence GTGACGTACTGGGACTACAACGCGACGGCGCCGGTGCGTCCGGAGGTGGCCTCGCTGTTGGCGCGGGCCTTCTCCCAGGGCGGCTTCGGCAACGCCTCCAGCGTGCACCAGGAGGGCCGCGCGGCCCGGGCGCGGCTGGACGCGGCGCGGGCGAAGGTGGCCCGCGTGCTCGGCTGCGAGCCCAAGGAGGTCAGCTTCACGGGCTCGGGGAGCGAGGCGAACGCGCTCGCGCTCGTGGGGGCGTGGCAGGAGCGGCCCCATCCGGAGCGGCGGCGCATCGTCACGTCCGCCATCGAGCACCCCGCCCTGATGGCCACGGTGGCGCAGTTGGAACACGCGGGCGCGCACGTCGTCCGACTCACACCGGGCGCGGACGGCCGCGTGCGCGAGTCGGACGTCCTGGCGGCGCTGACGCCGGACACCGCGCTGTGCTCCCTGCAGTGGGCCAACAACGAGACGGGCGTCCTGCAGCCCGCGCGGGAGGTCGCGCGCGCGTGCCGGGAGCGCGGCATCTTGTTCCACACGGACGCGGTGCAGGCGGCGGGCAAGGTGCCCATGACGTCGCGCGAGGTGGACGCCGATTTGCTGTCCCTGTCCGCGCACAAGTTCGGCGGGCCCCCGGGCGTGGGCGTGCTGATGGTGCGCAAGGGCGTGGACGTGCGCGCACTGACGCCGGGACACCAGGAAGGTGGGCGCCGGGGCGGCACGCAGAACGTGCCCTACGCGGAGGCGCTGGCCCTGGCCCTGGAGCTGGCGGTGGCGGAGTTGCCGGAGACGTCCGCGCGCGTGGGCGCGCTGCGGGACGCCTTCGAGCGCGAGGTCTTGGGCGCCCTTCCCGGCGTGCACGTGAATGGCGGCGACGCGCCGCGCGTGCCCAACACGAGCAACCTGCGCTTCGACGACGTCGAGGGCGAGGCCCTGCTCATCGCGTTGGATTTGGACGGCATCTGCGTGTCTTCCGGCGCCGCGTGTGCGTCCGGAACCCTGACGCCGTCGCACGTGCTCCGCGCCATGGGCCTGTCGCCCGCGCAGGCCCGTGGCAGCCTTCGCTTCAGCCTGGGCCCGGCCACGACGGAAGCGGACGTGGCGCGCGTGGTGAGCGCGCTTCGCCAGCACGTGCCCGGGGTCCGCGCGCTGGCGGGCTAG
- a CDS encoding branched-chain amino acid transaminase gives MSSTSSSGVRAEQIWLDGRLMKWDEGHVHLMTHALHYGLGVFEGIRAYKTHDGRLAVFRLREHIRRLLDSAHIIMLKIPYTEDELFDACVNLLRAQKDLFANGAYLRPVAFMGDGAMGLGAVNPTRTAVTAWDWGAYLGDKGMKEGIRAKVSSYTRMHVNVNMVRGKITGQYVNSILAKREAVMAGYDEAILLDISGFVAEASGENIFQVNKKGIIKTPPLSCPILDGITRDTVLHILRDSGRTVEEVTFTRDALYITNEIFFCGTAAEITPVREVDNRQVADGKPGPVTRYVQDMYFRIVRGEEPKYAHWLTYV, from the coding sequence ATGAGCTCGACCTCGAGTAGTGGAGTGCGCGCCGAGCAAATCTGGCTCGACGGCCGACTGATGAAGTGGGACGAGGGCCACGTGCATCTGATGACGCACGCCTTGCACTACGGCCTGGGCGTCTTCGAGGGCATCCGCGCGTACAAGACGCATGATGGACGGCTCGCCGTCTTCCGGCTGCGTGAGCACATCCGCCGGCTGCTCGACTCGGCGCACATCATCATGCTGAAGATTCCGTACACCGAGGACGAGCTCTTCGACGCGTGCGTGAATCTGCTGCGCGCCCAGAAGGACCTGTTCGCCAACGGCGCCTACCTGCGGCCCGTGGCCTTCATGGGCGATGGCGCCATGGGCCTGGGCGCGGTGAACCCCACCCGCACGGCCGTGACGGCCTGGGATTGGGGCGCGTACCTGGGTGACAAGGGCATGAAGGAGGGCATCCGCGCCAAGGTGAGCTCGTACACGCGCATGCACGTGAACGTGAACATGGTGCGCGGCAAGATCACCGGCCAGTACGTCAACTCCATCCTCGCCAAGCGCGAGGCGGTGATGGCGGGCTACGACGAGGCCATCCTCCTGGACATCAGCGGCTTCGTGGCCGAGGCGTCCGGCGAGAACATCTTCCAGGTGAACAAGAAGGGCATCATCAAGACGCCCCCGCTGTCCTGCCCCATCCTGGATGGCATCACCCGCGACACGGTGCTGCACATCCTCCGCGACAGCGGCCGCACGGTGGAGGAGGTCACCTTCACCCGCGACGCGCTCTACATCACCAACGAGATCTTCTTCTGCGGCACGGCGGCGGAAATCACGCCCGTGCGCGAGGTGGACAACCGTCAGGTGGCGGACGGCAAGCCCGGCCCCGTCACCCGGTACGTGCAGGACATGTACTTCCGCATCGTGCGCGGCGAAGAGCCGAAGTACGCGCACTGGCTCACGTACGTCTGA
- a CDS encoding AAA family ATPase — MAPPAGYAYDDNPFKLENPSILDIAPSEPKSVEDTGLKMGMLSDIALKYLYYTGTGTGMGIADEMRLPWPGVIEHVVDFVATEKLVDLRGGKGFGRASVEFILSEKGREYARDALTRNTYVGPAPVPIEQYNAIISSQTEETPVVSQDELVMALSHLTVPAELMDKLGPAVNSGRSLFLYGSPGNGKTSLAEAVSNMFGGEVYVPHCLEIGNQIIQVYDRLIHTQVSLEVGRDSSGRRQTFEMDNRWMLCRRPSVVVGGELTLAMLDLIYSESTRFYEAPFQVKANGGMLLIDDFGRQKVHPTDLLNRWIVPLEKRVDFLTLHTGKKFEIPFDQLLVFSTNLDPKELVDEAFLRRIKYKIEVGNPDEEAYREIFSRVCEAAGIPYVDQAVTYLIEHYYKPRSMELRSCHPRDLVSLIRDAARYRQIPPALSKDLLDQACEVFLVNL; from the coding sequence ATGGCTCCTCCCGCTGGCTACGCCTACGACGACAATCCGTTCAAGCTCGAGAACCCATCCATCCTCGACATCGCTCCGTCGGAGCCGAAGTCCGTGGAGGACACGGGGCTCAAGATGGGCATGCTGTCCGACATCGCCCTGAAGTACCTCTATTACACGGGCACGGGCACGGGCATGGGCATCGCGGACGAGATGCGCCTGCCCTGGCCGGGCGTCATCGAGCACGTGGTGGACTTCGTCGCCACCGAGAAGCTGGTGGACCTGCGCGGCGGCAAGGGCTTTGGCCGCGCGTCGGTGGAGTTCATCCTGTCGGAGAAGGGCCGCGAGTACGCGCGCGACGCGCTCACGCGCAACACGTACGTGGGCCCCGCGCCGGTGCCCATCGAGCAGTACAACGCCATCATCAGCAGCCAGACGGAGGAGACGCCCGTCGTCAGCCAGGACGAGCTGGTGATGGCGCTCAGCCACCTCACCGTCCCCGCGGAGCTGATGGACAAGCTGGGCCCCGCGGTGAACTCCGGGCGCTCGCTGTTCCTCTACGGCTCGCCGGGCAACGGCAAGACGAGCCTCGCCGAGGCCGTGTCGAACATGTTCGGCGGCGAGGTGTACGTCCCCCACTGCCTGGAGATTGGCAATCAGATCATCCAGGTCTACGACCGGCTCATCCACACGCAGGTGTCGCTGGAGGTCGGCCGGGACTCCTCGGGCCGCCGGCAGACCTTCGAGATGGACAACCGGTGGATGCTCTGCCGCCGGCCCTCCGTCGTCGTGGGCGGCGAGCTGACGCTGGCCATGCTGGACCTCATCTATTCGGAGAGCACCCGCTTCTACGAAGCGCCGTTCCAGGTGAAGGCCAACGGCGGCATGCTCCTCATCGACGACTTCGGCCGCCAGAAGGTCCACCCCACCGACCTGCTCAACCGCTGGATTGTCCCCCTGGAGAAGCGGGTGGACTTCCTCACCCTCCACACGGGCAAGAAGTTCGAAATCCCCTTCGACCAGCTCCTCGTCTTCTCCACCAACCTGGACCCCAAGGAGCTGGTGGACGAGGCCTTCCTGCGCCGCATCAAGTACAAAATCGAGGTCGGAAATCCCGATGAAGAGGCTTACCGGGAAATCTTCAGTCGCGTCTGCGAGGCAGCGGGAATCCCGTATGTTGACCAGGCCGTGACGTACCTCATCGAGCACTACTACAAACCCCGGAGCATGGAGCTCCGCTCGTGCCATCCTCGGGACCTGGTGAGCCTCATCCGGGACGCGGCACGCTACCGGCAGATACCGCCGGCACTCTCAAAAGACCTCCTCGACCAGGCGTGCGAGGTGTTCCTTGTCAATCTGTGA
- a CDS encoding hybrid sensor histidine kinase/response regulator, whose protein sequence is MTRILIAEDEEALLEVFAEVVESLGYRAIRAHNGDQALMLARAETPDLVVSDHMMPRRTGMELLRAMRADPALLAVPFLLLSAARPTGREEADLFLAKPVDLAAFEEAIISTLRARPPMAAPVVVEMKPAGTAPKTPALAREEVLTWVAHELKTPLASARLNAQMLLRKVEKRGADDEVRSSEAVLRQLDRMNHLITSILDASRLSEGKVELRPIREDLAHFLQDLIQEWRELEPGMEFLLVGAAEPVLLPFDSERVRQVLNNLLSNAVKYGAAGRRVEIGLSLHPGLADIHVRDWGAGIPAGVLPTVFDRFRRADDDPAQGHGLGLYIASSLAKLHGGSLSAKSVMGQGSTFHFRLPLGHRSVF, encoded by the coding sequence ATGACCCGCATCCTCATCGCGGAGGACGAAGAGGCGCTGCTCGAGGTCTTCGCCGAGGTGGTGGAGTCGCTCGGCTACCGCGCCATCCGTGCCCACAATGGGGACCAGGCCTTGATGCTGGCGCGGGCGGAGACGCCCGACCTGGTGGTCAGTGACCACATGATGCCGCGCAGGACGGGCATGGAGTTGCTGCGCGCCATGCGGGCCGACCCCGCCCTGCTCGCGGTTCCCTTTTTGTTGCTGAGCGCGGCGCGGCCGACGGGCCGGGAAGAGGCGGACCTGTTCCTGGCCAAGCCGGTGGACCTGGCCGCCTTCGAGGAAGCCATCATCAGCACCCTGCGCGCGCGCCCCCCCATGGCGGCGCCCGTCGTCGTCGAAATGAAGCCCGCGGGCACCGCGCCGAAGACGCCCGCCCTGGCCCGAGAAGAGGTGCTCACCTGGGTGGCCCATGAGCTGAAGACGCCGCTCGCCTCGGCGCGGCTCAATGCCCAGATGCTGCTGCGCAAGGTGGAGAAGCGGGGCGCGGACGACGAAGTCCGTTCGTCCGAGGCTGTCCTGCGTCAGTTGGACCGGATGAACCACCTCATCACGTCCATCCTGGACGCCTCACGCCTGTCGGAAGGCAAGGTGGAGCTGCGGCCCATCCGGGAAGACCTCGCCCACTTCCTCCAGGACCTCATCCAGGAGTGGCGCGAGCTGGAGCCGGGGATGGAGTTCCTGCTGGTGGGCGCGGCGGAGCCCGTGCTGCTGCCCTTCGATTCGGAGCGGGTGCGGCAGGTGCTCAACAACCTGCTGTCCAACGCGGTGAAGTATGGCGCCGCGGGGCGGCGGGTGGAGATAGGGCTCTCCCTGCACCCAGGGCTGGCCGACATCCACGTCCGGGATTGGGGCGCCGGCATTCCCGCCGGCGTGCTGCCCACCGTCTTCGACCGCTTCCGCAGGGCGGACGACGACCCGGCGCAAGGCCACGGCCTGGGGCTCTACATCGCCTCGTCACTGGCGAAGCTGCACGGGGGCTCGTTGTCGGCGAAGTCGGTGATGGGGCAGGGCTCGACCTTCCACTTCCGCCTGCCCCTGGGCCATCGCTCGGTGTTCTAG
- a CDS encoding ATPase domain-containing protein: protein MTPRAWSLFETGIPSFDTLLGGGIPRRQSLIVAGDPGSGKTVLCSQLAFLAAARGLPVVLATVTSEPHDKLVGELANFDFFKEELLGEKLFVMSVYSSLKQGARETRDLIVQTVRRRGAKLLFIDGLRAIRDLWQDEARLREFLYELGIGLAAADCIGLFTTEYPLEKLLTLPEATTVDGIVSLSASKQGARRMRRVEVVKLRGRPHIPGAHLMRINGEGVSFIPRLEALEPPGVDSQPPSDRASFGLPELDSLMSGGLPRTSATLLAGSMGIGKTLLAAHFAVDGARRGEPALFVSFHDSVASLAARARRIQLDVERFVEEGTVTYLYIPPVEQEADLVMDRVLQEVLRRGVKRLVLDGLTMLEQSIVEPERRPLFLAALAERLRRLGVTTLYTREVSKIAGTELDFSDAPVATLGENLLLLRYVELRGRIHRILSVLKMRDSAYDNDLREFQIADAGVKVLATLRSAEGLLTGQARPLGTSIGASE from the coding sequence ACACCTTGCTGGGAGGCGGCATCCCCCGGCGGCAGTCCCTCATCGTCGCCGGCGACCCTGGCAGCGGAAAGACGGTGCTGTGCAGCCAGTTGGCCTTCCTCGCCGCGGCGCGGGGCCTGCCCGTGGTGCTGGCCACCGTCACGTCCGAGCCCCACGACAAGCTCGTGGGCGAGCTGGCGAACTTCGACTTCTTCAAGGAAGAGCTGCTGGGCGAGAAGCTCTTCGTGATGAGCGTCTACTCCTCGCTCAAGCAAGGCGCCCGGGAGACGCGGGACCTCATCGTCCAGACGGTGCGCAGGCGGGGCGCGAAGCTGCTCTTCATCGACGGGCTGCGCGCCATCCGGGACCTGTGGCAGGACGAGGCGCGCCTGCGGGAGTTCCTCTATGAGCTGGGCATTGGCCTGGCCGCGGCGGACTGCATCGGCCTCTTCACCACCGAGTATCCCCTGGAGAAGCTGCTGACGCTCCCCGAAGCCACCACGGTGGATGGCATCGTCTCGCTGTCCGCGTCGAAGCAGGGCGCCCGCCGCATGCGCCGCGTGGAGGTCGTCAAGCTGCGCGGGCGGCCGCACATCCCGGGAGCGCACCTGATGCGCATCAATGGGGAGGGGGTGTCGTTCATCCCGCGGCTGGAGGCGCTGGAGCCCCCCGGTGTGGATTCCCAGCCACCCTCGGACCGCGCGAGCTTCGGCCTGCCAGAGCTGGACTCGCTGATGTCCGGTGGCCTGCCGCGTACCAGCGCCACGCTGCTCGCGGGCAGCATGGGCATTGGGAAGACGCTGCTGGCCGCGCACTTCGCGGTGGATGGCGCGCGGCGTGGGGAGCCCGCCCTCTTCGTCTCCTTCCATGACTCCGTCGCGTCGCTCGCGGCCCGGGCGCGGCGAATCCAACTGGACGTGGAGCGCTTCGTGGAGGAGGGCACCGTCACCTACCTCTACATCCCGCCCGTGGAGCAGGAGGCAGACCTGGTGATGGACCGCGTCCTTCAGGAGGTCCTTCGCCGGGGGGTGAAGCGGCTGGTGCTCGATGGGCTCACGATGCTTGAACAGTCCATCGTTGAGCCGGAGCGCAGGCCGCTCTTCCTGGCCGCGCTCGCGGAAAGACTGCGCCGGTTGGGGGTGACGACGCTCTACACGCGGGAGGTCTCCAAGATTGCTGGCACGGAGCTCGACTTCAGTGACGCGCCGGTGGCCACCCTGGGAGAGAACCTGCTCCTGCTCCGCTACGTGGAGTTGCGTGGGCGCATCCACCGCATCCTGTCCGTGCTCAAGATGCGTGACAGCGCGTACGACAATGACCTGCGTGAGTTCCAGATCGCGGATGCGGGTGTGAAGGTCTTGGCGACGCTGCGCTCCGCGGAGGGGCTGCTGACAGGGCAGGCGCGGCCGCTCGGGACGAGCATCGGGGCTTCGGAATGA
- a CDS encoding DHH family phosphoesterase — MPVTQSFNSRRGTGNSGGELTEPPPERLAHLPARDKLERLLQVARGHEKALILTHDNPDPDSLAAAVALAHLLERKAGLKARVGYGGIIGRAENIAFVRVLRLPISHVSEIDFDEYDLFGLVDTQPKVGNHSLPAKLEAHLVVDHHPLRQESLEAPFADVGGDFGATSTMLVEYLRAARMEPSVEVATALFYGIKADTRDLGRETTPVDVDSYLWLFPRMDKTLLAQIEHPELPARYFQLYHTAYERAKVYGTAIVTDLEEVYSPDMVAEVAERLMFLEGMKWSLAFGTYRNQLFLSLRVKDRRMNAGRLIREICEDYGGSSGGHGSMAGARLPLSGKLAQRKALKRELVSKFLEAFGVADERPVSLLYAQDS, encoded by the coding sequence ATGCCCGTGACACAGTCCTTCAACAGCCGCCGCGGAACCGGAAACTCGGGAGGCGAGCTGACGGAGCCTCCGCCAGAGCGACTGGCCCACCTTCCGGCGCGTGACAAGCTGGAGCGGCTGCTGCAGGTGGCGCGCGGCCACGAGAAGGCCCTCATCCTCACGCACGACAACCCGGACCCGGACTCGTTGGCGGCGGCGGTGGCGCTTGCCCACCTGCTGGAGCGCAAGGCGGGCCTGAAGGCGCGGGTGGGCTACGGCGGCATCATCGGGCGCGCGGAGAACATCGCCTTCGTGCGCGTGCTGCGCCTGCCCATCTCCCACGTGTCGGAGATCGACTTCGACGAGTACGACCTCTTCGGTCTCGTGGACACGCAGCCGAAGGTGGGCAACCACTCGCTGCCCGCGAAGCTGGAAGCGCACCTGGTGGTGGACCACCACCCCCTGCGCCAGGAGAGCCTGGAGGCCCCCTTCGCGGACGTGGGCGGAGACTTTGGCGCCACGTCCACCATGCTGGTGGAGTACCTGCGCGCCGCGCGGATGGAACCGTCCGTGGAGGTGGCCACCGCGCTCTTCTACGGCATCAAGGCGGACACGCGGGACTTGGGCCGGGAGACGACGCCCGTCGACGTGGACAGCTACCTGTGGCTGTTCCCACGGATGGACAAGACGCTGCTGGCGCAGATTGAGCACCCCGAGCTGCCCGCGCGGTACTTCCAGCTCTACCACACGGCCTATGAGCGGGCGAAGGTGTACGGGACGGCCATCGTCACCGACCTGGAGGAGGTCTACTCCCCGGACATGGTGGCGGAGGTGGCCGAGCGGTTGATGTTCCTCGAAGGCATGAAGTGGTCGCTGGCCTTCGGCACCTACCGCAACCAGTTGTTCCTCAGCTTGCGCGTGAAGGACCGGCGGATGAACGCGGGGCGCCTCATCCGCGAAATCTGCGAGGACTACGGGGGCTCGTCCGGTGGCCACGGCAGCATGGCCGGCGCGCGGCTGCCGCTGTCGGGCAAGCTGGCGCAGCGCAAGGCCCTGAAGCGCGAGCTGGTGTCCAAGTTCCTCGAGGCCTTCGGCGTCGCGGACGAGCGGCCCGTGTCGCTGCTGTACGCGCAGGACTCGTGA
- a CDS encoding Fic family protein produces MKERYQDIDEKNEALRGYLDIYKDKPDAREFVDKLEMSWIYHDAALEGVVYTHQELMAALFPHRTSAEASMIPVVLEIRNHKAVCDFIREEAAGARKQAQITLTTIKRMHDLFLGNTPEAQTERARMERRERTEKELAKERDRSGLRKDMPLHRTYFHDIAQPAKIQGELEKLVDYTGSAEFREFHPIKQAATVQHKFVQVFPFTEHSGKVGRMCSNLILLRNGYMPAVIHSIDRQRYYESFRAPSSAFRSVLMDAMENSLDNGVKYFRDLSRKYKALNG; encoded by the coding sequence GTGAAGGAACGCTACCAGGACATCGACGAGAAGAACGAGGCGCTGCGCGGGTACCTCGACATCTACAAGGACAAGCCGGACGCGCGCGAGTTTGTCGACAAGCTCGAGATGTCGTGGATCTACCACGACGCCGCGCTGGAAGGAGTCGTCTACACCCATCAGGAGCTGATGGCGGCGCTCTTCCCGCATCGCACCAGCGCGGAAGCCTCGATGATTCCGGTCGTGCTCGAGATCCGGAACCACAAGGCCGTCTGCGACTTCATCCGCGAGGAGGCGGCGGGCGCCAGGAAGCAGGCGCAAATCACGCTGACCACCATCAAGCGGATGCACGACCTGTTCCTGGGCAACACGCCCGAGGCCCAGACGGAGCGCGCGCGCATGGAGCGGCGAGAGCGCACCGAGAAGGAGCTGGCCAAGGAGCGCGACAGGTCCGGGCTGCGCAAGGACATGCCGCTGCACCGCACGTACTTCCACGACATCGCCCAGCCCGCGAAGATCCAGGGCGAGCTGGAGAAGCTCGTGGACTACACGGGCAGCGCCGAGTTCCGCGAGTTCCACCCCATCAAGCAGGCGGCCACGGTCCAGCACAAGTTCGTGCAGGTCTTCCCCTTCACCGAGCACAGCGGGAAGGTGGGGCGCATGTGCAGCAACCTCATCCTGCTGCGCAACGGCTACATGCCCGCCGTCATCCACTCCATCGACCGGCAGCGCTACTACGAGTCCTTCCGGGCTCCGTCGTCCGCGTTCCGCTCGGTGCTGATGGACGCGATGGAGAACTCGCTCGACAACGGCGTGAAGTACTTCCGTGACCTGAGCCGCAAGTACAAGGCGCTGAACGGCTGA